The following is a genomic window from Niabella soli DSM 19437.
GAGAAGAAAATGCAGCGCCTGGCACTTGAATTAATTGAAAATAATTTATATGAAAAAGAGCTGATCCTGGTAGGGATCGAGGAAAGCGGCGTGGTGCTGGCCAAAAATATTCAGCAACGGATGAAAGGGAATAGCACTATTAAAACAGAACTGGTTACGCTTAAACTGGATAAGAAAAGACCGGAAGCTGTAACACTTAGCAAGGAACTAAATTTTGATGGCAAGGTTGTGGTTGTTATCGATGATGTAACCAACAGCGGCAAAACACTTTTATACGCGTTAAAACCTTTTTTGAATTACCACCCTAAAAAAATACAAACACTTGTTTTAGTAGAACGGACGCATACGCTCTTTCCGATCACCCCGGATTACCGCGGCACCTCCCTGGCTACCACGCTCCAGGATCATATTTATGTGGAGATTGAGGGCGATAAGGTGGTGGGGGCGTATTTGAGATAGGCGGAATGCTAAATACCGAACGCATAATGCTCAATGCGTAATGCAGGAAAATACGATCCGGTATAGCTTGAATAGTTATTAAAAGATACTCGATACTAGATTCTGGATATTGGATATCAAGCATCCAGCATCCAATATCAAAATATCTGCGCCAATAACTACTAACGCTAAGAAAACACTTTCGACAGAAATTTCTTCATCTCCTCCCAGGAAGCTTTATCCGCGGCTTCGTTGTATTTAATATCCAGTTTATATTTTTCCCCGATGGCGGTTGCCGCCGGGTTGGTAAATCCATGTTTCGCATTGGGATACCCGATAAACTGCATATTTGCGTTGGCTGTTTCCATTTCTTTTTTGAAATCGTTCACCACATTTACGGGAACAAAAGAATCAGCATCTCCGTTCAGCACCAGTATGGAAGGATGAATGCCTCCCTTACGCGCCGTAATGCCATAATTGGCCAGGTCTCCGTGAAAACTCACCACACCATTTATGTTTTCGCCAAGACGCGCCATATTTAATGCCATCGAACCGCCAAAGCAATAGCCGATCGCCGCAATTTTTGTTGTATCAGCCTCTTTGAAGGTCTTGGCTATTGCCATCGCATTATCAAAACGCTCCTGAGCCAGTTGTGGATTTTTGTAATATTTGGTTGCTTCTGCTCCAGCACCTTTGGGATCTTCAAATGTTTTACCATTCCCATACATATCCACTACTACTGCCAGGTATCCCAACTCAGCTACTTGCTTTGCCCTGCTTTTTATATAATCGGTGACGCCCCACCATTCAGGGATGATAAGCACAATTGGTTTTTTGCCGGGGTTGGCCGTATCAAAAGCTGCAATGCTGTTAAAGGTTTTAATGCCATCCTCAAATTCAACGGGCTCGATCTTTATATGCGGCAGTTCTCTAACAGTAGCGGCTCCCGTGGTATCAGAGGAATCCATATTGGACGCAGGAGGCGCTGCTTTATCTTTACCACCGTTGCAGGCAATTAAGAACAGGAAGATAAAAAAGGAAACCGGGAATAAAATCCGTTTGAGGTACATAGTTTCAAGGTTTGATTGAATATACAAAATAAACTTTAATAAAGCAAAGGTTGCAAATTTATTGGGAAAGCAACAATTTTCCCTTAATAAAAAATTGTATCTTGCTGTAGAATTGGCTCCTGATTAATACGGAGGTTGCGATGGGTAATGAAATTATGAAAAAAAAGATCATTGTTGCAATAGATGGCTGGTCCAGTTGCGGGAAAAGCACGCTGGCCCGGGCACTGGCTAAACAATTGGGGTATATTTATGTAGATAGCGGTGCTATGTACCGGGCCATCACCTTATATTTTCTCCGGGAGCATATTGACTGGACCAATGAAACCCTGATACCGGCTGCTTTGGAAGATATAGAGCTGGATTT
Proteins encoded in this region:
- a CDS encoding phosphoribosyltransferase family protein, coding for MKKYILNADAVEKKMQRLALELIENNLYEKELILVGIEESGVVLAKNIQQRMKGNSTIKTELVTLKLDKKRPEAVTLSKELNFDGKVVVVIDDVTNSGKTLLYALKPFLNYHPKKIQTLVLVERTHTLFPITPDYRGTSLATTLQDHIYVEIEGDKVVGAYLR
- a CDS encoding dienelactone hydrolase family protein, producing MYLKRILFPVSFFIFLFLIACNGGKDKAAPPASNMDSSDTTGAATVRELPHIKIEPVEFEDGIKTFNSIAAFDTANPGKKPIVLIIPEWWGVTDYIKSRAKQVAELGYLAVVVDMYGNGKTFEDPKGAGAEATKYYKNPQLAQERFDNAMAIAKTFKEADTTKIAAIGYCFGGSMALNMARLGENINGVVSFHGDLANYGITARKGGIHPSILVLNGDADSFVPVNVVNDFKKEMETANANMQFIGYPNAKHGFTNPAATAIGEKYKLDIKYNEAADKASWEEMKKFLSKVFS